The following proteins are co-located in the Podarcis raffonei isolate rPodRaf1 chromosome 5, rPodRaf1.pri, whole genome shotgun sequence genome:
- the TMEM129 gene encoding E3 ubiquitin-protein ligase TM129: MESPAATFSLAYVVLAVCFVFPPNEFHLAGLTVQNLLGGWLGSEDAAFVQYHLRRGAATLLAHALLPLGYYAGMCFAAPEKQLCSFYQAPEGWRVFLFLAVLAPTIAGILIYYWSRNGWNNHPLVKTLSLYALPQSGWRAVASSINIEFRRIDKFATGAPGARVIVTDTWIMKVTTYCLHIAQQRDIFLTVVDSRQHELLPDSNMPAQFLTIRVASINPHVKPFTIRLNSTEYGELREKLHAPIRNAANVVIHQSLSDLFLETFTSLVETNQAYSVSSNQELDPCIGCMQTTANVKLLKNCQEPNEGECQQCYCRPMWCLTCMGKWFASRQDQQHPETWLSSRVPCPTCRAKFCILDVCVIR, from the exons atGGAGAGCCCCGCCGCCACCTTCAGCCTGGCCTACGTGGTGCTGGCCGTCTGCTTCGTCTTCCCGCCCAACGAGTTCCACCTGGCCGGGCTGACGGTGCAGAACCTGCTGGGCGGCTGGCTGGGCAGCGAGGACGCGGCCTTCGTCCAGTACCACCTCCGGCGCGGCGCCGCCACTCTCCTGGCCCACGCCCTGCTGCCCCTCG GTTACTATGCTGGCATGTGCTTTGCAGCGCCCGAGAAACAACTTTGCAGTTTTTATCAGGCTCCAGAAGGCTGGAGAGTCTTTTTATTCCTGGCTGTTCTTGCCCCAACCATTGCTGGTATCCTAATATATTACTGGTCACGAAATGGCTGGAATAACCACCCGTTAGTCAAGACCCTTTCCCTTTATGCCCTCCCACAGTCAGGCTGGAGGGCAGTGGCTTCCTCTATCAACATAGAATTCAGGAGGATTGACAAGTTTGCTACGGGAGCCCCGGGAGCCAGAGTCATTGTTACAGACACCTGGATCATGAAAGTGACCACATACTGTCTACATATTGCGCAGCAGCGAGATATCTTTCTAACTGTGGTGGACTCCAGACAGCATGAACTCTTGCCAGACTCAAACATGCCTGCACAGTTCCTCACAATTCGTGTTGCCAGTATTAATCCTCATGTGAAACCTTTCACTATCCG GCTGAATTCAACAGAATATGGCGAACTGAGAGAAAAGCTCCATGCTCCCATCCGTAATGCTGCTAATGTGGTCATACATCAGAGCCTCAGTGACTTGTTTCTGGAAACCTTTACCTCTTTGGTAGAGACTAATCAGGCATACAGTGTTTCAAGCAATCAG GAGCTAGACCCATGCATTGGGTGTATGCAAACTACTGCAAATGTCAAGCTTCTGAAGAATTGTCAAGAGCCGAATGAAGGCGAGTGCCAACAATGCTACTGTCGTCCCATGTGGTGCCTGACTTGCATGGGCAAATGGTTTGCCAGCCGGCAAGACCAGCAGCACCCAGAAACCTGGCTTTCAAGCCGCGTGCCTTGCCCAACCTGCAGAGCCAAATTCTGCATTTTAGATGTTTGTGTTATACGATGA